The genomic interval ATGCCAACCATTCCGAAACCATCCCGGCGGGCCTATCTGCCGCCGCGTGAAACCCAGGGCCGACGCCTTCATGCGAACTCGGCCTTCTATCAGTCCTCGCGCTGGCGCCGCCTGCGTCAGGTCAAACTGAATGCCGACCCGCTCTGCGAGGAGTGCCGGAGCCGGGGTCTCGTCACGGAGGCCACGGTCGTCGACCACATCGTCCCGATCAACGAAGGTGGTGCCGCCCTCGACCTGCGCAACCTGCAGAGTCTGTGCGACGCCTGCCATAACCGGAAGTCGGGCCGCGAGGCCCACAAACGAACCGCCCGCCGATGAACACCAGCGCCACGATCCTCGAAGTGATCGACGAGTGGATGCAGAACCTCGACGTCATGGAGACTACGCGGACCAGCTACCGGACGAAGGTACAGCTCTGGTTCCGCTGGCTCGCGGCGCAGCGTGTCGATCCGCGATGCCCGGCCCGGCGCCACATCCTCGCCTGGAAGCAGGCGCTCGAGCAGCAGGGGAGGTCGGCCCTCACGGTCGACGGCTACGTCACGGCCGTGCGGATGTTCTACAAATACTGCGCGGCGCGGGGTTACTACTCCGACATCGGCGCCGGGATC from uncultured Alistipes sp. carries:
- a CDS encoding HNH endonuclease signature motif containing protein, whose product is MPTIPKPSRRAYLPPRETQGRRLHANSAFYQSSRWRRLRQVKLNADPLCEECRSRGLVTEATVVDHIVPINEGGAALDLRNLQSLCDACHNRKSGREAHKRTARR